A single window of Crassostrea angulata isolate pt1a10 chromosome 8, ASM2561291v2, whole genome shotgun sequence DNA harbors:
- the LOC128161792 gene encoding sarcolemmal membrane-associated protein-like isoform X11 → MSMKVDPGSESYRDAMSSVVILSCQPNSHPFQERHISLLEPVKIGRSVARARPASNNGIFDCKVLSRNHAVVWYENGKFYLKDTKSSNGTFINNQRLSRGGEESAPREVFSGDHIQFGVDVMDNNKRGEKITHNCIIATVTLFHPDGREARNIYSESGQFSNTVTPGVTIQSQELYQLAQYLQEALHREKMLEQKLGKLQQLVDNTQEASENGWQALIDEDRLLSRLEVLENQLHIYSKNHAEDTLRQEVVTLQEEKNTYETTAKESLKRVLQEKLEAVRKLSDLERSLHNTEDECAHLKDMCEKAQEELMALAEKYQDQQKEVIEIQEKLQEAERQHLEEVEKIRQEKQELSEKLQDMIHQETILTAKMESLQADNDITREQLAAMKEKLEAIKEPKENAIDEKENGEGLTNGERQTDEMIDTGDKKIIVGDDIKIILKDDENDNKLEDIHKSDSLNHVQNNMDDVDSMKILTSEKGSPDDLQGKLKEAQKQIEKYKELISKSDEKLKESEEKLEAIQKELERAETDAKQYITKIASLEEKLKLSDLHMNLMMESTMADLKQQLKVSQHQNDNSSGLISELQDKVRVLESEIMGARLPSDKMEATLVATCASSPSTPSSLSHMDESNDSGLEDDDNLKELLREARILQNKAEAELKKCKDELNVSKTEVQKKDEETITLKDQLSDVQKLTEDQSKMVVDLQEQLKKAETQTKEVKQQILDLRGELDQEKTRNKEIKKELEESKTKHLESQQSAKQSHNEAEQLKTEFNALKEECSSLRKRIQAIEAEMKMSRKENLQLSAEYNKLQESYRQLEAMKEQLETQASTWQSNLTDSQKETEQTRHQVGDRQPIRGLVTAGSNVTGSPGQQLEEAAAELASLRSKCQEYKDKVSELEVEMSLVHEQYKHLSDRTKVLSFASSIPLLMLLFAILMALYPTLAQITATTV, encoded by the exons ATGAGTAtgaaag TAGATCCGGGCAGCGAGTCGTACCGGGACGCTATGTCCAGTGTGGTGATTCTCTCCTGCCAGCCGAACTCCCACCCCTTCCAGGAGCGACACATCTCCCTGCTCGAGCCCGTCAAAATCGGCCGCTCTGTTGCCCGAGCTCGGCCCGCCTCTAACAACGGCATCTTTGACTGCAAGGTGCTGTCCAGGAACCATGCTGTGGTCTGGTACGAAAATGGCAAG TTTTACCTGAAGGACACAAAGAGTAGTAATGGGACCTTCATCAATAACCAGCGCCTCAGTCGGGGCGGGGAGGAGAGCGCGCCCCGGGAAGTCTTCTCCGGCGACCACATACAGTTCGGGGTCGACGTAATGGACAATAACAAGAGGGGAGAGAAAA tCACACATAACTGTATTATAGCCACAGTAACATTATTCCATCCAGACGGACGGGAAGCCAGAAACAT ATACTCTGAATCAGGGCAGTTTTCTAACACAGTGACACCTGGTGTTACGATTCAATCTCAGGAACTCTACCAGCTTGCTCAGTATCTGCAG GAAGCTTTACATAGAGAGAAAATGCTGGAACAGAAACTGGGCAAACTACAGCAACTTGTGGACAATACACAGGAAGCGTCGGAGAACGGGTGGCAGGCGCTGATTGACGAGGACCGGCTACTGTCACGACTAGAAGTCCTAGAGAACCAGCTACATATCTACTCCAAG AACCATGCAGAAGATACGTTACGACAAGAAGTGGTAACCCTGCAGGAAGAAAAGAATACATACGAAACAACTGCCAAA GAATCTCTAAAGAGGGTGTTACAAGAAAAACTGGAGGCTGTCCGTAAACTTTCAGACCTTGAG CGCTCACTTCACAACACGGAGGATGAGTGTGCTCACCTGAAGGACATGTGTGAGAAAGCTCAAGAGGAACTGATGGCACTCGCCGAGAAATACCAGGACCAGCAAAAAGAGGTCATAGAGATCCAGGAGAAACTTCAG GAGGCGGAGAGACAGCACCTAGAGGAGGTGGAGAAGATCCGACAGGAGAAACAGGAGTTGAGCGAGAAGCTCCAGGACATGATCCACCAGGAGACGATCCTCACCGCCAAGATGGAGTCCCTGCAAGCCGACAACGACATTACAAGGGAGCAGCTCGCCGCCATGAAAG AAAAACTTGAAGCCATCAAAGAACCAAAGGAAAATGCCATTGATGAAAAGGAAAATGGTGAAGGGCTCACAAATGGAGAGAGACAGACTGATGAAATGATTGACACTGGTGATAAAAAGATAATCGTAGGGGATGATATCAAGATAATACTGAAAGACGACGAGAATGATAATAAGTTAGAAGACATTCACAAGTCTGACAGCCTGAACCATGTCCAAAACAATATGGATGATGTTG ATTCCATGAAAATATTAACCTCAGAAAAAGGCAGCCCTGATGATCTTCAAG gaaaattaaaagaagcacaaaaacaaatagaaaaatataaag AACTAATTAGTAAATCAGATGAAAAGTTGAAGGAGAGTGAAGAGAAGTTGGAGGCTATTCAGA AGGAGCTGGAGAGAGCTGAGACAGATGCCAAACAATACATAACCAAGATTGCCTCACTAGAAG AAAAGCTTAAGCTGTCGGACTTGCACATGAATCTAATGATGGAAAGTACCATGGCTGATCTGAAGC agCAACTTAAAGTTTCCCAACACCAAAACGACAATAGCTCAGGACTCATCTCAGAACTACAGG ACAAGGTACGGGTTCTGGAGAGTGAAATCATGGGTGCGCGGCTACCGTCAGATAAGATGGAAGCCACTTTGGTGGCAACCTGTGCTTCCTCCCCGTCCACCCCCTCATCTTTGTCTCATATGGACGAGTCTAACGACTCGGGTTTGGAGGACGATGACAATCTTAAAG AATTGTTAAGGGAAGCCAGGATCTTACAAAATAAAGCCGAGGCAGAGCTGAAGAAATGCAAAG ATGAGTTAAATGTCAGCAAAACAGAAGTACAGAAAAAGGACGAAGAAACCATCACCCTGAAGGACCAACTGTCTGACGTCCAGAAACTGACCGAGGACCAGTCCAAAATGGTGGTCGACCTGCAGG AACAACTAAAGAAAGCAGAAACCCAAACCAAAGAGGTGAAGCAGCAGATACTGGATCTAAGGG GTGAACTGGACCAGGAGAAGACAAGGaataaagaaatcaagaaaGAACTAGAGGAATCCAAAA CTAAGCACCTGGAGAGCCAGCAGTCTGCCAAACAGAGTCACAACGAGGCTGAACAGCTCAAGA CCGAATTTAATGCTCTCAAGGAAGAATGCTCAAGTCTTCGGAAGAGAATTCAGGCCATCGAGGCTGAGATGAAAAT GTCACGTAAGGAGAACTTGCAGCTGTCGGCGGAGTACAACAAGCTCCAGGAGTCGTACCGCCAGCTAGAGGCCATGAAGGAACAGCTGGAGACCCAGGCATCAACATGGCAGTCCAATCTGACCGACTCGCAGAAAGAGACGGAGCAGACACGACATCAGGTGGGAGACCGACAGCCAATCAGAGGTTTGGTAACGGCAGGGTCAAATGTCACGGGGTCACCAGGTCAACAG CTGGAAGAAGCCGCGGCTGAGCTGGCCAGTCTGAGGTCAAAGTGTCAGGAATACAAGGACAAGGTCAGCGAGTTAGAGGTCGAGATGAGCCTCGTCCACGAACAATACAAACACCTGTCAGACCGGACCAAAGTG TTGTCTTTCGCCTCCAGCATCCCCCTGTTGATGTTGCTGTTCGCCATCCTGATGGCCCTCTACCCCACCCTGGCTCAAATCACCGCCACCACCGTCTGA
- the LOC128161792 gene encoding sarcolemmal membrane-associated protein-like isoform X4 — protein sequence MNEYPGSESYRDAMSSVVILSCQPNSHPFQERHISLLEPVKIGRSVARARPASNNGIFDCKVLSRNHAVVWYENGKFYLKDTKSSNGTFINNQRLSRGGEESAPREVFSGDHIQFGVDVMDNNKRGEKITHNCIIATVTLFHPDGREARNIYSESGQFSNTVTPGVTIQSQELYQLAQYLQEALHREKMLEQKLGKLQQLVDNTQEASENGWQALIDEDRLLSRLEVLENQLHIYSKNHAEDTLRQEVVTLQEEKNTYETTAKESLKRVLQEKLEAVRKLSDLERSLHNTEDECAHLKDMCEKAQEELMALAEKYQDQQKEVIEIQEKLQEAERQHLEEVEKIRQEKQELSEKLQDMIHQETILTAKMESLQADNDITREQLAAMKEKLEAIKEPKENAIDEKENGEGLTNGERQTDEMIDTGDKKIIVGDDIKIILKDDENDNKLEDIHKSDSLNHVQNNMDDVDSMKILTSEKGSPDDLQGKLKEAQKQIEKYKELISKSDEKLKESEEKLEAIQKELERAETDAKQYITKIASLEEKLKLSDLHMNLMMESTMADLKQQLKVSQHQNDNSSGLISELQDKVRVLESEIMGARLPSDKMEATLVATCASSPSTPSSLSHMDESNDSGLEDDDNLKELLREARILQNKAEAELKKCKDELNVSKTEVQKKDEETITLKDQLSDVQKLTEDQSKMVVDLQEQLKKAETQTKEVKQQILDLRDQLMEEQKIAKTSQEDLVTITSELDQEKTRNKEIKKELEESKTKHLESQQSAKQSHNEAEQLKNKVRQLQERLDSDRRTPSHFGFRSLHQDSHGRDSHGRDSHSRELSHGSSSLRDSHGTHRDLHKTNSGGHPPPSSPSGKQRGNIMAEFNALKEECSSLRKRIQAIEAEMKMSRKENLQLSAEYNKLQESYRQLEAMKEQLETQASTWQSNLTDSQKETEQTRHQVGDRQPIRGLVTAGSNVTGSPGQQLEEAAAELASLRSKCQEYKDKVSELEVEMSLVHEQYKHLSDRTKVLSFASSIPLLMLLFAILMALYPTLAQITATTV from the exons ATGAATGAAT ATCCGGGCAGCGAGTCGTACCGGGACGCTATGTCCAGTGTGGTGATTCTCTCCTGCCAGCCGAACTCCCACCCCTTCCAGGAGCGACACATCTCCCTGCTCGAGCCCGTCAAAATCGGCCGCTCTGTTGCCCGAGCTCGGCCCGCCTCTAACAACGGCATCTTTGACTGCAAGGTGCTGTCCAGGAACCATGCTGTGGTCTGGTACGAAAATGGCAAG TTTTACCTGAAGGACACAAAGAGTAGTAATGGGACCTTCATCAATAACCAGCGCCTCAGTCGGGGCGGGGAGGAGAGCGCGCCCCGGGAAGTCTTCTCCGGCGACCACATACAGTTCGGGGTCGACGTAATGGACAATAACAAGAGGGGAGAGAAAA tCACACATAACTGTATTATAGCCACAGTAACATTATTCCATCCAGACGGACGGGAAGCCAGAAACAT ATACTCTGAATCAGGGCAGTTTTCTAACACAGTGACACCTGGTGTTACGATTCAATCTCAGGAACTCTACCAGCTTGCTCAGTATCTGCAG GAAGCTTTACATAGAGAGAAAATGCTGGAACAGAAACTGGGCAAACTACAGCAACTTGTGGACAATACACAGGAAGCGTCGGAGAACGGGTGGCAGGCGCTGATTGACGAGGACCGGCTACTGTCACGACTAGAAGTCCTAGAGAACCAGCTACATATCTACTCCAAG AACCATGCAGAAGATACGTTACGACAAGAAGTGGTAACCCTGCAGGAAGAAAAGAATACATACGAAACAACTGCCAAA GAATCTCTAAAGAGGGTGTTACAAGAAAAACTGGAGGCTGTCCGTAAACTTTCAGACCTTGAG CGCTCACTTCACAACACGGAGGATGAGTGTGCTCACCTGAAGGACATGTGTGAGAAAGCTCAAGAGGAACTGATGGCACTCGCCGAGAAATACCAGGACCAGCAAAAAGAGGTCATAGAGATCCAGGAGAAACTTCAG GAGGCGGAGAGACAGCACCTAGAGGAGGTGGAGAAGATCCGACAGGAGAAACAGGAGTTGAGCGAGAAGCTCCAGGACATGATCCACCAGGAGACGATCCTCACCGCCAAGATGGAGTCCCTGCAAGCCGACAACGACATTACAAGGGAGCAGCTCGCCGCCATGAAAG AAAAACTTGAAGCCATCAAAGAACCAAAGGAAAATGCCATTGATGAAAAGGAAAATGGTGAAGGGCTCACAAATGGAGAGAGACAGACTGATGAAATGATTGACACTGGTGATAAAAAGATAATCGTAGGGGATGATATCAAGATAATACTGAAAGACGACGAGAATGATAATAAGTTAGAAGACATTCACAAGTCTGACAGCCTGAACCATGTCCAAAACAATATGGATGATGTTG ATTCCATGAAAATATTAACCTCAGAAAAAGGCAGCCCTGATGATCTTCAAG gaaaattaaaagaagcacaaaaacaaatagaaaaatataaag AACTAATTAGTAAATCAGATGAAAAGTTGAAGGAGAGTGAAGAGAAGTTGGAGGCTATTCAGA AGGAGCTGGAGAGAGCTGAGACAGATGCCAAACAATACATAACCAAGATTGCCTCACTAGAAG AAAAGCTTAAGCTGTCGGACTTGCACATGAATCTAATGATGGAAAGTACCATGGCTGATCTGAAGC agCAACTTAAAGTTTCCCAACACCAAAACGACAATAGCTCAGGACTCATCTCAGAACTACAGG ACAAGGTACGGGTTCTGGAGAGTGAAATCATGGGTGCGCGGCTACCGTCAGATAAGATGGAAGCCACTTTGGTGGCAACCTGTGCTTCCTCCCCGTCCACCCCCTCATCTTTGTCTCATATGGACGAGTCTAACGACTCGGGTTTGGAGGACGATGACAATCTTAAAG AATTGTTAAGGGAAGCCAGGATCTTACAAAATAAAGCCGAGGCAGAGCTGAAGAAATGCAAAG ATGAGTTAAATGTCAGCAAAACAGAAGTACAGAAAAAGGACGAAGAAACCATCACCCTGAAGGACCAACTGTCTGACGTCCAGAAACTGACCGAGGACCAGTCCAAAATGGTGGTCGACCTGCAGG AACAACTAAAGAAAGCAGAAACCCAAACCAAAGAGGTGAAGCAGCAGATACTGGATCTAAGGG ACCAGTTAATGGAGGAACAGAAAATAGCTAAAACTAGCCAGGAAGATCTGGTCACCATTACAA GTGAACTGGACCAGGAGAAGACAAGGaataaagaaatcaagaaaGAACTAGAGGAATCCAAAA CTAAGCACCTGGAGAGCCAGCAGTCTGCCAAACAGAGTCACAACGAGGCTGAACAGCTCAAGA ACAAAGTTCGCCAGCTACAAGAGAGACTGGACTCAGATAGACGAACCCCCTCCCACTTTGGCTTTAGGAGCCTGCATCAGGACTCGCATGGTCGAGATTCGCATGGCCGCGATTCTCACAGTCGCGAGCTTTCTCACGGAAGCTCATCTCTCAGGGATTCTCATGGCACACATAGGGACCTCCACAAAACTAACAGCGGGGGGCATCCTCCCCCCTCCAGTCCTTCGGGGAAACAACGAGGTAATATAATGG CCGAATTTAATGCTCTCAAGGAAGAATGCTCAAGTCTTCGGAAGAGAATTCAGGCCATCGAGGCTGAGATGAAAAT GTCACGTAAGGAGAACTTGCAGCTGTCGGCGGAGTACAACAAGCTCCAGGAGTCGTACCGCCAGCTAGAGGCCATGAAGGAACAGCTGGAGACCCAGGCATCAACATGGCAGTCCAATCTGACCGACTCGCAGAAAGAGACGGAGCAGACACGACATCAGGTGGGAGACCGACAGCCAATCAGAGGTTTGGTAACGGCAGGGTCAAATGTCACGGGGTCACCAGGTCAACAG CTGGAAGAAGCCGCGGCTGAGCTGGCCAGTCTGAGGTCAAAGTGTCAGGAATACAAGGACAAGGTCAGCGAGTTAGAGGTCGAGATGAGCCTCGTCCACGAACAATACAAACACCTGTCAGACCGGACCAAAGTG TTGTCTTTCGCCTCCAGCATCCCCCTGTTGATGTTGCTGTTCGCCATCCTGATGGCCCTCTACCCCACCCTGGCTCAAATCACCGCCACCACCGTCTGA
- the LOC128161792 gene encoding sarcolemmal membrane-associated protein-like isoform X3, which translates to MSMKDPGSESYRDAMSSVVILSCQPNSHPFQERHISLLEPVKIGRSVARARPASNNGIFDCKVLSRNHAVVWYENGKFYLKDTKSSNGTFINNQRLSRGGEESAPREVFSGDHIQFGVDVMDNNKRGEKITHNCIIATVTLFHPDGREARNIYSESGQFSNTVTPGVTIQSQELYQLAQYLQEALHREKMLEQKLGKLQQLVDNTQEASENGWQALIDEDRLLSRLEVLENQLHIYSKNHAEDTLRQEVVTLQEEKNTYETTAKESLKRVLQEKLEAVRKLSDLERSLHNTEDECAHLKDMCEKAQEELMALAEKYQDQQKEVIEIQEKLQEAERQHLEEVEKIRQEKQELSEKLQDMIHQETILTAKMESLQADNDITREQLAAMKEKLEAIKEPKENAIDEKENGEGLTNGERQTDEMIDTGDKKIIVGDDIKIILKDDENDNKLEDIHKSDSLNHVQNNMDDVDSMKILTSEKGSPDDLQGKLKEAQKQIEKYKELISKSDEKLKESEEKLEAIQKELERAETDAKQYITKIASLEEKLKLSDLHMNLMMESTMADLKQQLKVSQHQNDNSSGLISELQDKVRVLESEIMGARLPSDKMEATLVATCASSPSTPSSLSHMDESNDSGLEDDDNLKELLREARILQNKAEAELKKCKDELNVSKTEVQKKDEETITLKDQLSDVQKLTEDQSKMVVDLQEQLKKAETQTKEVKQQILDLRDQLMEEQKIAKTSQEDLVTITSELDQEKTRNKEIKKELEESKTKHLESQQSAKQSHNEAEQLKNKVRQLQERLDSDRRTPSHFGFRSLHQDSHGRDSHGRDSHSRELSHGSSSLRDSHGTHRDLHKTNSGGHPPPSSPSGKQRGNIMAEFNALKEECSSLRKRIQAIEAEMKMSRKENLQLSAEYNKLQESYRQLEAMKEQLETQASTWQSNLTDSQKETEQTRHQVGDRQPIRGLVTAGSNVTGSPGQQLEEAAAELASLRSKCQEYKDKVSELEVEMSLVHEQYKHLSDRTKVLSFASSIPLLMLLFAILMALYPTLAQITATTV; encoded by the exons ATGAGTAtgaaag ATCCGGGCAGCGAGTCGTACCGGGACGCTATGTCCAGTGTGGTGATTCTCTCCTGCCAGCCGAACTCCCACCCCTTCCAGGAGCGACACATCTCCCTGCTCGAGCCCGTCAAAATCGGCCGCTCTGTTGCCCGAGCTCGGCCCGCCTCTAACAACGGCATCTTTGACTGCAAGGTGCTGTCCAGGAACCATGCTGTGGTCTGGTACGAAAATGGCAAG TTTTACCTGAAGGACACAAAGAGTAGTAATGGGACCTTCATCAATAACCAGCGCCTCAGTCGGGGCGGGGAGGAGAGCGCGCCCCGGGAAGTCTTCTCCGGCGACCACATACAGTTCGGGGTCGACGTAATGGACAATAACAAGAGGGGAGAGAAAA tCACACATAACTGTATTATAGCCACAGTAACATTATTCCATCCAGACGGACGGGAAGCCAGAAACAT ATACTCTGAATCAGGGCAGTTTTCTAACACAGTGACACCTGGTGTTACGATTCAATCTCAGGAACTCTACCAGCTTGCTCAGTATCTGCAG GAAGCTTTACATAGAGAGAAAATGCTGGAACAGAAACTGGGCAAACTACAGCAACTTGTGGACAATACACAGGAAGCGTCGGAGAACGGGTGGCAGGCGCTGATTGACGAGGACCGGCTACTGTCACGACTAGAAGTCCTAGAGAACCAGCTACATATCTACTCCAAG AACCATGCAGAAGATACGTTACGACAAGAAGTGGTAACCCTGCAGGAAGAAAAGAATACATACGAAACAACTGCCAAA GAATCTCTAAAGAGGGTGTTACAAGAAAAACTGGAGGCTGTCCGTAAACTTTCAGACCTTGAG CGCTCACTTCACAACACGGAGGATGAGTGTGCTCACCTGAAGGACATGTGTGAGAAAGCTCAAGAGGAACTGATGGCACTCGCCGAGAAATACCAGGACCAGCAAAAAGAGGTCATAGAGATCCAGGAGAAACTTCAG GAGGCGGAGAGACAGCACCTAGAGGAGGTGGAGAAGATCCGACAGGAGAAACAGGAGTTGAGCGAGAAGCTCCAGGACATGATCCACCAGGAGACGATCCTCACCGCCAAGATGGAGTCCCTGCAAGCCGACAACGACATTACAAGGGAGCAGCTCGCCGCCATGAAAG AAAAACTTGAAGCCATCAAAGAACCAAAGGAAAATGCCATTGATGAAAAGGAAAATGGTGAAGGGCTCACAAATGGAGAGAGACAGACTGATGAAATGATTGACACTGGTGATAAAAAGATAATCGTAGGGGATGATATCAAGATAATACTGAAAGACGACGAGAATGATAATAAGTTAGAAGACATTCACAAGTCTGACAGCCTGAACCATGTCCAAAACAATATGGATGATGTTG ATTCCATGAAAATATTAACCTCAGAAAAAGGCAGCCCTGATGATCTTCAAG gaaaattaaaagaagcacaaaaacaaatagaaaaatataaag AACTAATTAGTAAATCAGATGAAAAGTTGAAGGAGAGTGAAGAGAAGTTGGAGGCTATTCAGA AGGAGCTGGAGAGAGCTGAGACAGATGCCAAACAATACATAACCAAGATTGCCTCACTAGAAG AAAAGCTTAAGCTGTCGGACTTGCACATGAATCTAATGATGGAAAGTACCATGGCTGATCTGAAGC agCAACTTAAAGTTTCCCAACACCAAAACGACAATAGCTCAGGACTCATCTCAGAACTACAGG ACAAGGTACGGGTTCTGGAGAGTGAAATCATGGGTGCGCGGCTACCGTCAGATAAGATGGAAGCCACTTTGGTGGCAACCTGTGCTTCCTCCCCGTCCACCCCCTCATCTTTGTCTCATATGGACGAGTCTAACGACTCGGGTTTGGAGGACGATGACAATCTTAAAG AATTGTTAAGGGAAGCCAGGATCTTACAAAATAAAGCCGAGGCAGAGCTGAAGAAATGCAAAG ATGAGTTAAATGTCAGCAAAACAGAAGTACAGAAAAAGGACGAAGAAACCATCACCCTGAAGGACCAACTGTCTGACGTCCAGAAACTGACCGAGGACCAGTCCAAAATGGTGGTCGACCTGCAGG AACAACTAAAGAAAGCAGAAACCCAAACCAAAGAGGTGAAGCAGCAGATACTGGATCTAAGGG ACCAGTTAATGGAGGAACAGAAAATAGCTAAAACTAGCCAGGAAGATCTGGTCACCATTACAA GTGAACTGGACCAGGAGAAGACAAGGaataaagaaatcaagaaaGAACTAGAGGAATCCAAAA CTAAGCACCTGGAGAGCCAGCAGTCTGCCAAACAGAGTCACAACGAGGCTGAACAGCTCAAGA ACAAAGTTCGCCAGCTACAAGAGAGACTGGACTCAGATAGACGAACCCCCTCCCACTTTGGCTTTAGGAGCCTGCATCAGGACTCGCATGGTCGAGATTCGCATGGCCGCGATTCTCACAGTCGCGAGCTTTCTCACGGAAGCTCATCTCTCAGGGATTCTCATGGCACACATAGGGACCTCCACAAAACTAACAGCGGGGGGCATCCTCCCCCCTCCAGTCCTTCGGGGAAACAACGAGGTAATATAATGG CCGAATTTAATGCTCTCAAGGAAGAATGCTCAAGTCTTCGGAAGAGAATTCAGGCCATCGAGGCTGAGATGAAAAT GTCACGTAAGGAGAACTTGCAGCTGTCGGCGGAGTACAACAAGCTCCAGGAGTCGTACCGCCAGCTAGAGGCCATGAAGGAACAGCTGGAGACCCAGGCATCAACATGGCAGTCCAATCTGACCGACTCGCAGAAAGAGACGGAGCAGACACGACATCAGGTGGGAGACCGACAGCCAATCAGAGGTTTGGTAACGGCAGGGTCAAATGTCACGGGGTCACCAGGTCAACAG CTGGAAGAAGCCGCGGCTGAGCTGGCCAGTCTGAGGTCAAAGTGTCAGGAATACAAGGACAAGGTCAGCGAGTTAGAGGTCGAGATGAGCCTCGTCCACGAACAATACAAACACCTGTCAGACCGGACCAAAGTG TTGTCTTTCGCCTCCAGCATCCCCCTGTTGATGTTGCTGTTCGCCATCCTGATGGCCCTCTACCCCACCCTGGCTCAAATCACCGCCACCACCGTCTGA